A window of Kribbella sp. NBC_00382 genomic DNA:
CGCCCGCATGAAGCGGCGTACTCCCCGGGAACCTGGCGGTCAGCTCCTTGATCATCTGGGCGCTGTAGTCGTTCACGATGAGGCTGTCGGCGAAGGGAGCCAGATGCTCGGTCATCCGCCCGGTGCCGGCGCCGAACTCGGCGACTCTGAGCGCGCCCAGCGACTCGGCGGAGTACAGCTCGGCCAGGCGTCGCCGGAGCAGCTCCGCGTCATCCACACCGCCGTAGAAGTGGGGCAGCAGTAGCTCGTCGTAGAACCCTTCCTTCTCGTAGACGGCCCGGAAGTCGGTGGCGTCGGACACTCGGTGGGTCCTTTCCAAGCTTTGCGGCGCACCGGCGGGCCGGCGCACAGGCCGGTCCGCCGGTGAGGCGTCGTCGAGGCGGCTTCGTTGCCCCCTCCTGATGCCGCAAGCACGATCTGCGGCCAGAAGCCCAGCTGCGAGCGGCCGCGCCGACCGGCGGGTGACCCTCGCAGGGATCTTCGAAGGACCTTCTTACGGGCCTTCGCTTTGTCCGGTCAAGGATTTCGCCGTCGCCTTGCAGCAACCTGCAATGCGCGCCGAGTGGATTTGACGTCAGCCGTCGTGGGCCATGTCGACGAAGCGGGAGTAGTGGCCCTGGAAGGCTACGACGATGTCGGCGGTGGGGCCGTTGCGGTGCTTGGCGACGATGAAGTCGGCTTCGCCGGGGCGGGTGGATTCGCGTTCGTAGGCGTCCTCGCGGTGGAGGAGGATGACTACGTCGGCGTCCTGTTCCAATGACCCGGATTCGCGGAGGTCGGAGGCCATCGGGCGTTTGTCGGAGCGTTGTTCGGAGCCTCGGTTGAGCTGGCAGATGGCGATCACCGGGAGCTCTAGTTCCTTGGCGAGGAGCTTGATCGAGCGGGAGAACTCGGAGACCTCGAGCTGGCGGGACTCGACCTTCTTGCCGGACGTCATCAGCTGGAGGTAGTCGATGACGATGAGTTTGAGGTCGTGCCGCTGCTTCAGCCGGCGGGCCTTGGCGCGGATCTCCATCATCGTCAGGTTCGGCGAGTCGTCGATGAACAGCGGCGCCTCGGACACCTCGCCCATCTTGCGGGCCAGCCGGGCCCAGTCCTCATCGGTCATCTTGCCGTTGCGCATGTGGTGCAGCGGCACCTTCGCCTCGGCCGACAGCAACCGCATGGTGATCTCGTTGCGGCTCATCTCCAGCGAGAACACACACGAGGTCAACCCATGCTTGATCGACGCCGACCGCGCAAAATCCAGCCCCAGCGTTGATTTGCCCATGGCGGGGCGGGCCGCAACGATGATCATTTGGCCGGGGTGGAGGCCGTTGGTCAGTTCGTCGAGGTCGGTGAAGCCGGTGGGGACGCCGACCATGGCGTCGCCGCGGGAGTCGATCGCCTCGATCTCGTCGAGGGCGCCCTCCATGATGTCCTTCAGCGGGGCGTAGTCCTCGGTGGTGCGCTTCTCGGTGACCGAGTAGAT
This region includes:
- the dnaB gene encoding replicative DNA helicase, producing MGFDRTPPQDLAAEQCVLGAMMLSKDAIADVIETLRGTDFYRPAHEIVFDAVTDLYARGEPADAITVAAELAKRGEMGRIGGAPYVHTLVASVPLAANAGYYAHIVREKAILRRLVEAGTKIVQIGYAGEGEVDDVVDQAQAEIYSVTEKRTTEDYAPLKDIMEGALDEIEAIDSRGDAMVGVPTGFTDLDELTNGLHPGQMIIVAARPAMGKSTLGLDFARSASIKHGLTSCVFSLEMSRNEITMRLLSAEAKVPLHHMRNGKMTDEDWARLARKMGEVSEAPLFIDDSPNLTMMEIRAKARRLKQRHDLKLIVIDYLQLMTSGKKVESRQLEVSEFSRSIKLLAKELELPVIAICQLNRGSEQRSDKRPMASDLRESGSLEQDADVVILLHREDAYERESTRPGEADFIVAKHRNGPTADIVVAFQGHYSRFVDMAHDG